In Desulforegula conservatrix Mb1Pa, one DNA window encodes the following:
- a CDS encoding glucose 1-dehydrogenase → MVNIIKTAVITGGAKGIGLGIADYFLNSGMNVVAIDIDSEAGSECEAAYSSSGRFMFVQADVSDEDSVRGSVQNVATKFGGIDFLINNAGIANPVRKPLTELSLAEWNQIISVNLTGVFLMSKYCAPYLEKSSGAIINIASTRALQSEENTEPYSASKGGILSLTHSLAVSFSGRIRVNCISPGWIEVCQWQKMKDRVEPAHSRLDCEQHPAGRVGTPEDIASLAAFLVSDSAGFITGQNFVIDGGMTKKMIYE, encoded by the coding sequence ATGGTAAATATTATTAAAACTGCTGTAATTACCGGTGGCGCAAAGGGAATAGGACTCGGAATCGCTGATTATTTTCTGAATTCAGGCATGAATGTGGTTGCAATTGATATTGATTCAGAAGCAGGGAGCGAATGCGAGGCAGCATATTCTTCCTCAGGCCGTTTCATGTTTGTTCAGGCGGATGTATCAGATGAGGATTCGGTTCGGGGTAGTGTTCAGAATGTGGCGACAAAGTTTGGCGGGATAGATTTTCTCATTAATAATGCAGGGATTGCGAATCCTGTCAGAAAGCCTTTGACAGAACTTAGTCTGGCGGAATGGAATCAAATCATATCTGTCAATCTTACCGGCGTGTTTCTTATGTCCAAATACTGCGCGCCATATTTAGAGAAAAGCTCCGGAGCCATAATAAACATTGCCTCCACAAGAGCCCTGCAATCAGAAGAAAATACAGAGCCATACTCGGCATCAAAGGGAGGAATCTTGTCATTGACACATTCACTCGCAGTAAGCTTTAGCGGCAGAATAAGGGTTAACTGCATCAGTCCGGGCTGGATAGAAGTCTGTCAATGGCAAAAAATGAAAGACAGGGTTGAGCCAGCGCACTCACGCTTGGATTGCGAACAACATCCGGCAGGAAGGGTCGGAACTCCTGAGGACATCGCATCCCTTGCGGCATTTCTTGTTTCAGATTCAGCCGGATTTATAACAGGACAGAATTTTGTTATTGACGGGGGTATGACAAAAAAGATGATCTATGAGTGA
- a CDS encoding amidohydrolase encodes MKDILVELRKKLHEYPEESGKEKQTREVLLSFLEKFKPDVLIDPIGETGFAAIFGDNPRKTVLLRAEMDAVSLGIGNTGNSRYSHSCGHDGHMAILAGVAAALHMQRPFDGRVVLLFQPAEETGKGALSILNSSIFNDINPDVVFSLHNLPGWPSTSVIVKPGAFCCASRGIIIELMGSPSHASSPEKGKNPVRALAEIIQKLPSICEKNSFFSMITIVHACMGEPSFGVSPGHAKIMATLRTHADEDMEKLVSEALMCISEICVQQEISCRISWDDVFPALYNDREAARSVAEAASSLGLEVVVPETPFRWSEDFGHFTAKYQGALFCIGAGVHCPELHTPTYVFPDRLIGVGVDLFLSILKENLSF; translated from the coding sequence ATGAAAGATATACTTGTTGAGCTTAGAAAAAAGCTGCACGAATATCCTGAAGAATCAGGCAAGGAAAAACAGACCAGGGAAGTATTGTTATCTTTTCTTGAAAAATTTAAGCCTGATGTACTCATAGATCCAATAGGCGAAACCGGATTTGCCGCAATTTTTGGTGATAATCCAAGGAAGACAGTTCTTTTAAGGGCTGAAATGGACGCAGTATCGCTTGGGATCGGCAACACCGGAAACAGCCGTTATTCCCATTCCTGCGGGCACGACGGTCATATGGCCATCCTTGCCGGTGTGGCAGCAGCGCTTCATATGCAGAGGCCATTTGATGGCAGAGTCGTTCTTTTATTCCAGCCAGCTGAGGAGACGGGGAAAGGTGCCTTGAGCATCCTTAATTCTTCAATCTTTAATGATATTAATCCTGATGTTGTTTTTTCTCTTCATAATCTTCCTGGATGGCCATCAACATCTGTAATTGTAAAACCGGGTGCTTTCTGCTGTGCATCCCGTGGGATCATCATCGAGCTTATGGGAAGTCCCTCGCATGCGTCGAGTCCTGAGAAGGGAAAAAACCCTGTCAGAGCACTGGCAGAAATTATTCAGAAATTGCCTTCTATTTGTGAAAAAAACAGTTTTTTCAGCATGATTACAATTGTCCACGCATGCATGGGCGAACCTTCTTTCGGGGTTTCGCCAGGACACGCAAAAATTATGGCTACCTTACGAACCCATGCTGACGAAGACATGGAAAAACTTGTTTCCGAAGCTCTTATGTGTATTTCCGAAATTTGCGTTCAGCAGGAAATTTCCTGCAGAATAAGTTGGGATGACGTTTTTCCTGCTCTTTATAATGACAGGGAGGCTGCCCGTAGTGTCGCAGAAGCTGCATCCTCACTCGGTCTGGAAGTTGTGGTCCCGGAAACTCCTTTCAGATGGTCAGAGGATTTCGGACATTTCACAGCAAAATACCAGGGTGCTCTTTTCTGCATAGGCGCCGGCGTTCATTGCCCGGAACTCCATACTCCAACATATGTGTTTCCTGACAGGCTCATAGGCGTTGGCGTTGATCTTTTTTTGTCAATTTTGAAGGAGAATCTGTCATTTTAA
- a CDS encoding TetR/AcrR family transcriptional regulator: MRSEERKKKILNCAKRLFSKNGFYKTQISDIAKAAKIARGTIYQYFENKDIIYMTLLDDYYKAWQEDMTMKKADIDLEKITAVDFFKSQIRKTLDFFANDRYLSNIILRVGLGVPGDLATTIKRFELHVLEFIMRDLRFGIKSGNIRDDLNVEFTANLLAGSVLRTASYYFGPYKRKKPLDTEKATQDIIDIFVRGLFTEKALQQAGLI; this comes from the coding sequence ATGAGGTCGGAAGAAAGAAAAAAGAAAATTCTGAATTGTGCTAAGAGGCTTTTCTCTAAGAACGGATTTTACAAGACTCAGATTTCAGATATAGCAAAAGCGGCTAAAATAGCCAGAGGTACAATCTATCAGTATTTCGAGAACAAAGACATAATCTACATGACCCTGCTTGATGATTATTACAAGGCTTGGCAGGAAGACATGACAATGAAGAAGGCTGATATTGACCTTGAAAAAATAACAGCCGTGGATTTCTTTAAGAGCCAGATACGCAAAACCCTGGATTTCTTTGCCAATGACCGTTATCTCAGTAATATCATTCTCAGGGTAGGGCTTGGGGTTCCAGGCGATCTGGCTACCACAATCAAGAGATTCGAGCTGCATGTTCTTGAATTCATCATGAGAGATCTACGTTTCGGAATAAAAAGCGGTAACATAAGGGATGATCTAAACGTGGAGTTCACTGCAAATCTGCTTGCAGGCTCAGTTCTAAGAACCGCTTCATACTATTTCGGACCATACAAGAGAAAAAAACCCCTCGATACTGAAAAAGCCACCCAGGATATTATTGATATTTTTGTGCGCGGACTTTTCACAGAAAAGGCTTTGCAGCAAGCAGGCCTTATATAG
- a CDS encoding GGDEF domain-containing protein, producing MMESIDNSISGQINILDDKKPASAFVGVPDIRDKQKIIFANIFSVISVLVALAFAASVGISESGLIFLGYSFLALINYLLFLATKRSGLYEKGVILLAAASSVVFFTKGGYTGFLWLFLFPYAAYFLAGIKNGSIYSFCVALIGLITMITSSGPVPLSGINGFEAKFCFLAIYVSCCVLALTYEAARQDAREKLIDANIQMNSRSAEHDLLTGLMTGVQLRERANQEAARYDRFQRPFCFLRCNIDCFGIINEKYGFDCGDSMLKAVADKMNAMLRETDLAARWGGSEYLILLTETTAERGLTVGDRLRKSIEDSSWGWKNKRLNLTLSIGLSLFDPSDGIDGSIRIADERAARAGKFGGNRVEGPVVGIFPGRNF from the coding sequence ATGATGGAGAGCATTGATAACAGTATCAGTGGCCAGATTAATATATTGGACGACAAGAAACCCGCTTCAGCCTTTGTTGGTGTCCCGGACATCAGGGATAAACAAAAAATCATATTTGCAAATATTTTTTCCGTCATATCTGTTCTTGTAGCTCTTGCTTTTGCAGCCTCTGTGGGTATTTCAGAGAGCGGTCTTATTTTTCTCGGGTATTCTTTTCTGGCACTTATCAATTATCTGCTTTTTCTTGCCACAAAAAGGTCCGGCCTTTACGAAAAAGGTGTTATTTTGCTTGCCGCAGCATCTTCAGTCGTTTTTTTCACCAAGGGCGGGTATACAGGGTTCCTCTGGCTTTTTCTCTTTCCATACGCCGCTTATTTTCTTGCGGGAATAAAAAACGGATCAATTTATTCATTTTGCGTGGCTTTGATTGGCTTAATAACCATGATTACATCTTCGGGGCCAGTACCTTTGAGCGGAATAAACGGTTTTGAGGCAAAGTTCTGCTTTCTTGCAATATATGTATCATGCTGTGTACTCGCACTGACTTATGAAGCGGCAAGACAGGATGCCAGGGAAAAACTTATAGATGCGAATATCCAGATGAATTCCAGATCTGCTGAGCATGACCTTCTTACCGGGCTCATGACCGGAGTGCAGTTGAGGGAAAGGGCGAATCAGGAGGCTGCAAGATATGACCGTTTTCAGAGGCCTTTTTGTTTTTTAAGATGTAATATTGACTGTTTTGGCATTATCAATGAAAAATACGGCTTTGACTGTGGAGACAGTATGCTTAAGGCCGTTGCAGACAAGATGAACGCCATGCTCAGGGAAACAGATCTCGCTGCAAGATGGGGCGGGAGCGAATACCTGATTCTTCTGACAGAAACAACAGCTGAAAGAGGTTTGACAGTTGGAGACAGATTGAGGAAAAGCATTGAGGATTCATCATGGGGCTGGAAAAATAAAAGACTGAACCTTACCCTCAGCATTGGTCTGAGTCTTTTTGATCCTTCCGACGGGATTGACGGATCAATAAGAATTGCTGACGAAAGAGCGGCAAGAGCAGGCAAGTTTGGCGGAAACAGGGTTGAGGGACCTGTTGTGGGAATTTTCCCTGGAAGGAATTTTTAG